A single Aspergillus puulaauensis MK2 DNA, chromosome 7, nearly complete sequence DNA region contains:
- a CDS encoding uncharacterized protein (COG:S;~EggNog:ENOG410PWQY;~InterPro:IPR036291,IPR008030;~PFAM:PF13460,PF05368) gives MVKIAIAGGSGNVGQEITDVLVASKKHEVVILSRKDAPAGTSGVTWVKTDYSDTKQLTQLLRGVHTVLSFIIEQEDVESPSQKRLIDASVNAGVKRFAPSEWAASTFEHLPWYSYKTTIRTYLAELNKERKVLEYTLFHPGLFVNYLTRPYPSSKHLHQVEFPIDLYNRRAILAEGVEDAKLALITVQDFAAVVARALEYEGEWPVISGVQGDLLTLREVIAIGEKARGGAPFTLYKFSKADLEAGTWQPSWVPKIDHPSIPPEQVEPMSKLVSAGMSLGLLEGAFRASDEWNRILADFRFVKAGEFLEDAWRGKD, from the exons ATGGTTAAGATCGCTATTGCAGGTGGCTCCGGCA ACGTCGGCCAGGAAATCACCGATGTCCTTGTTGCCTCGAAGAAGCATGAAGTTGTCATCTTGTCTCGAAAG GACGCTCCAGCCGGCACTTCTGGCGTAACCTGGGTCAAGACGGACTACAGCGACACCAAACAGCTCACCCAACTCCTCCGAGGAGTGCACACCGTGCTTTCGTTCATCATAGAGCAAGAGGACGTAGAAAGCCCAAGCCAGAAGCGCCTCATCGACGCCTCGGTCAACGCAGGCGTCAAACGATTCGCTCCTAGCGAGTGGGCAGC TTCAACATTCGAACACCTCCCTTGGTACTCCTACAAGACCACAATCCGGACCTACCTCGCGGAACTCAACAAGGAGAGGAAAGTCCTCGAATACACCCTTTTCCACCCGGGCCTCTTCGTCAACTACCTCACCCGGCCCTACCCGTCGTCTAAGCATCTCCACCAAGTGGAATTCCCAATCGACCTGTACAACCGCCGggccatcctcgccgagGGCGTAGAAGACGCCAAACTCGCCCTCATAACAGTACAGGATTTCGCAGCCGTCGTCGCCCGCGCACTCGAATACGAGGGCGAGTGGCCCGTAATCAGCGGTGTCCAGGGCGACCTGCTCACCTTGCGCGAAGTCATTGCGATTGGTGAGAAGGCCCGTGGTGGTGCGCCGTTCACGCTTTACAAGTTCAGCAAGGCGGATCTGGAAGCTGGGACTTGGCAGCCGTCGTGGGTACCCAAGATTGACCATCCCTCTATCCCGCCGGAGCAGGTTGAGCCCATGTCCAAGCTTGTGTCAGCGGGGATGTCgctggggctgttggaggGGGCGTTTAGGGCTTCTGATGAGTGGAATCGCATCCTGGCTGACTTTCGGTTTGTCAAGGCGGGAGAGTTTTTGGAGGACGCTTGGAGGGGAAAGGATTAG
- a CDS encoding uncharacterized protein (COG:E;~EggNog:ENOG410PYGS;~InterPro:IPR022761,IPR000362,IPR024083,IPR008948, IPR029419,IPR009049;~PFAM:PF14698,PF00206;~go_function: GO:0003824 - catalytic activity [Evidence IEA];~go_function: GO:0004056 - argininosuccinate lyase activity [Evidence IEA];~go_process: GO:0042450 - arginine biosynthetic process via ornithine [Evidence IEA]) — MTLFETTPKGSVTHVEYTIPDDEPEPPVERFFTQGLKKQEVQWFKEFITVQSAHAIMLLEQGILTSEAGQQIIHGLQQLSKADPASLAMGKHPSALFEIESALTGISGEDAAHALNTALSRINLGATVTRLVTRGLVDSLLNKMLVFSNVALERAEEMKGVPIPYRTHLQPAQPGTLGHYLLSIRDGVLDVFDQFTSAYPRLNRNPLGTVGRAGTSVPICRDRTTELLGFTSPVSNSYNGKDGAYGIELLSILGQLARALNDYLTDFYYWSSAELGALELPDDFCGHSSYMPQKKNYLVVEAVRADTAKILGWHVTAHLTSRGAGTGDHMLHGVPEDLAQALSIAGRALDAVSLITQRFSVNKGRALDAIGWSTASGLSEELTRRLGLTHRDAHGKIRHVVQRCEERKLGPSDLRHETLREFLSEAGVQVSDTDAVELLRALSPEQFLRTRVSDGSVGPEATDVLVRKARMEAMERLKWLNKTLNHSEEASKKLRDSIIKYTQINHNSRVCKDC; from the coding sequence ATGACCCTATTTGAGACCACCCCCAAGGGATCTGTTACCCATGTTGAGTATACCATTCCCGATGATGAGCCGGAACCCCCCGTTGAAAGGTTCTTCACCCAAGGCTTGAAGAAGCAAGAAGTGCAATGGTTCAAGGAATTCATCACCGTCCAGAGCGCGCACGCAATCATGCTCCTGGAGCAAGGCATCCTGACCAGTGAAGCCGGCCAGCAGATCATCCATggcctgcagcagctttcCAAGGCCGATCCCGCCAGTCTGGCCATGGGCAAACACCCCAGTGCCCTGTTTGAAATCGAGAGTGCTCTGACAGGCATCAGCGGCGAAGATGCGGCCCACGCGCTCAACACTGCCCTCAGCCGAATCAACCTCGGGGCTACAGTGACTCGCCTTGTCACCCGCGGGCTGGTGGACTCCCTGCTCAACAAGATGCTGGTCTTCTCGAACGTGGCCCTCGAAAGAGCAGAAGAGATGAAGGGCGTGCCAATCCCCTACCGCACACACCTACAGCCCGCCCAGCCCGGAACCCTAGGCCATTATCTCCTCAGCATCCGCGACGGGGTGCTCGATGTCTTCGATCAATTCACAAGCGCATACCCCCGACTCAACCGAAACCCTCTCGGGACTGTCGGACGCGCAGGCACAAGCGTCCCCATCTGCCGGGACCGCACCACAGAACTCCTCGGGTTCACATCGCCCGTGAGCAACTCTTACAACGGCAAAGACGGCGCATACGGGATCGAACTGCTCTCCATCCTAGGCCAGCTCGCCCGCGCCCTCAACGACTACCTCACCGATTTCTACTACTGGTCCAGCGCCGAGCTCGGCGCGCTCGAACTCCCCGATGACTTCTGCGGCCACAGCAGCTACATGCCGCAGAAGAAAAACTAcctcgtcgtcgaggccGTTCGTGCAGACACGGCCAAGATTCTAGGCTGGCACGTCACCGCGCATTTAACCAGCCGCGGCGCGGGAACTGGCGATCATATGCTTCACGGGGTTCCTGAGGACCTTGCCCAGGCGCTGTCTATTGCGGGGCGCGCATTAGACGCGGTGTCTCTAATCACGCAGCGGTTTTCGGTGAACAAGGGCCGTGCCCTAGATGCAATCGGCTGGTCCACGGCGAGCGGGCTATCTGAGGAGCTGACGAGACGCTTGGGGCTTACGCACCGGGACGCGCATGGGAAAATAAGACATGTTGTGCAGCGCTGTGAGGAACGCAAGTTGGGACCGTCGGATCTTCGACATGAGACGCTGCGTGAGTTTCTGTCAGAGGCTGGTGTGCAGGTATCCGACACGGATGCGGTAGAGCTGCTACGTGCCCTGAGCCCAGAGCAGTTTCTGCGCACCCGGGTCAGCGATGGATCTGTTGGGCCTGAAGCCACCGATGTTCTGGTCCGGAAAGCAAGGATGGAGGCAATGGAGAGGCTGAAGTGGTTGAACAAGACGTTGAACCACTCGGAGGAGGCGAGCAAGAAGCTCAGGGACAGTATCATCAAGTACACCCAAATAAATCATAATAGCAGAGTCTGTAAAGATTGCTAG
- a CDS encoding uncharacterized protein (TransMembrane:2 (i31-51o57-78i)), translating into MSTVTVTMRDPCASVSPAVKGGFLHTIWSPFASFFHTFGSVIGFCLTFIFGTLLPGALALIVLVLSAFAFWELLCYLARKSGLAAWYASIDDDIQEKKRKEREEKGDLETGAENIDAGDEKKRVEVEIQVLENLLLEKKRELDSLE; encoded by the coding sequence ATGTCCACAGTCACAGTCACAATGAGGGATCCCTGCGCATCAGTCTCGCCTGCAGTCAAAGGCGGCTTCCTGCACACCATCTGGAGCcccttcgcctccttcttccACACATTCGGATCCGTGATCGGCTTCTGCCTCACATTCATCTTCGGCACCCTCCTGCCAGGGGCTCTTGCCCTTATTGTCCTGGTCCTCTCCGCTTTTGCCTTCTGGGAACTGCTGTGCTATCTCGCGAGGAAATCTGGGTTGGCGGCGTGGTATGCATCGATTGACGATGATAtacaggaaaagaagagaaaggagagggaggaaaaGGGGGACTTGGAAACAGGCGCAGAGAATATTGATGctggggatgagaagaagagggttgaagttgagatTCAGGTGCTGGAGAACTTGTTGcttgagaagaagagggagttGGATTCTCTGGAGTGA
- a CDS encoding glycoside hydrolase family 3 protein (CAZy:GH3;~COG:G;~EggNog:ENOG410PUPG;~InterPro:IPR017853,IPR036962,IPR002772,IPR036881, IPR001764,IPR013783;~PFAM:PF00933,PF01915;~go_function: GO:0004553 - hydrolase activity, hydrolyzing O-glycosyl compounds [Evidence IEA];~go_process: GO:0005975 - carbohydrate metabolic process [Evidence IEA]) — translation MSPNEYTFTDALSALKSGSSLAQTTTTLLSQLTHQERLSLLDGDTPFWEGQRSILLNRYNPTPYTHGCIPRLRIPGIKFTDGPRGIVMGKSTAFPVSIARGATFDTSLEHRVGNAIGLEATAQGANFYAGVCINLPRHPAWGRIQETYGEDPVLLGAFGVALARGVQGHVMACVKHFALNSMENARFRVDVRVEEDVLREVYLEHFRRVVREAGVAGVMSAYNSVNGEWAGQNGHLLNEILREEWRFDGLVMSDFVFGLRDAALSVRNGLDIEAPFTQQRGMHLGEALEKGQLSWDDVDRSCERVLRKQLEFAVRKEHSQPGRDVVFCDEHRALAREVAARSMVLLKNDPVNGKPLLPLQTGSLKRVAVVGRLANIANTGDKGSSQVYPPSVVTPLEGIRAALPDVEVLFADTRDEAEKLACRVDTVICVVGYTYEDEGEYITPPLEDNQALRNCLPPTKTEEERETLAMLEGKIDSGGDMQPGIGGDRTSLRLREEDEELIAAVAAKNSSTVVSIVTAGAVIMENWKTKVPTILMSWYSGSEGGHGLADVLLAKVDASGRLPFSIPTDEAHLPFFDRDAAEIEYTRWFGQHLLDKLGVKAAFPFGFGLSYTTWEVKDAAADKLDKDNIEVRFTVKNTGEREGRFIAQVYGLPGVKDFPTRVLLGFVPVDLQAEQEKKVQVSASIRPVQKWDNGSFSLRTQRLKIEVAGFAGDRKCAATEISL, via the coding sequence atgTCCCCCAACGAGTATACATTCACCGACGCCCTATCCGCCCTAAAATCCGGCTCCTCCCTCgcccaaacaacaacaacccttCTCTCCCAACTAACCCACCAAGAACGCCTCTCCCTCCTAGACGGCGACACCCCCTTCTGGGAAGGCCAACGCTCCATCCTCCTAAACCGGTACAACCCAACGCCCTACACCCACGGCTGCATCCCACGTCTCCGCATCCCAGGAATAAAATTCACAGACGGCCCGCGGGGAATCGTAATGGGGAAGTCGACCGCATTCCCCGTCTCCATAGCGCGCGGGGCAACATTCGACACATCGCTCGAACACCGAGTCGGAAACGCAATTGGGCTCGAGGCAACGGCGCAGGGTGCGAATTTCTATGCGGGAGTTTGCATCAATCTCCCCCGCCATCCGGCTTGGGGCAGGATTCAGGAGACGTATGGCGAGGATCCTGTGCTGCTGGGTGCGTTTGGGGTGGCGCTTGCGCGTGGTGTGCAGGGGCATGTTATGGCTTGTGTGAAGCATTTTGCGTTGAATTCGATGGAGAATGCGAGGTTTCGGGTTGATGtgagggttgaggaggatgtgCTGCGTGAGGTGTATCTGGAGCATTTTCGGCGGGTGGTGCGGgaggctggtgttgctggggttATGTCTGCTTATAATTCTGTGAACGGGGAGTGGGCTGGGCAGAATGGGCATCTTCTGAATGAGATATTAAGGGAGGAGTGGAGGTTTGACGGGTTGGTCATGTCGGACTTTGTGTTTGGGTTGAGGGATGCGGCGCTGTCTGTGAGGAATGGACTTGATATTGAGGCGCCGTTTACACAACAACGGGGGATGCATCTTggggaggcgttggagaaaGGGCAGCTTTCGTGGGATGATGTGGACAGGTCGTGCGAGAGGGTATTGAGGAAGCAGCTTGAATTCGCAGTTCGCAAGGAGCACAGCCAGCCTGGACGGGATGTTGTCTTCTGCGACGAGCACAGGGCCCTGGCGCGAGAGGTAGCGGCACGAtcgatggtgttgttgaagaaCGACCCCGTCAATGGGAagccccttcttcctctccagacTGGCAGCCTGAAACGAGTTGCTGTTGTCGGTCGTCTCGCCAATATAGCGAACACCGGCGACAAGGGCTCTTCGCAAGTCTACCCTCCTAGCGTGGTGACACCGCTAGAAGGGATTCGTGCAGCTCTACCAGACGTCGAGGTTCTATTCGCAGATACACGAGACGAAGCAGAGAAGCTAGCCTGCCGGGTCGACACCGTGATATGCGTTGTCGGATACACCTacgaagacgaaggcgaaTACATAACTCCCCCACTGGAAGACAACCAAGCCCTCAGGAACTGCCTTCCTCCCACTaaaacagaagaagagcggGAGACACTGGCCATGCTCGAAGGAAAGATAGATTCCGGCGGTGATATGCAGCCTGGAATCGGCGGTGATCGAACTTCGTTGCGTCTtcgtgaagaagacgaggagcttATCGCTGCGGTGGCCGCAAAGAATAGCAGTACTGTGGTCTCGATAGTCACGGCTGGAGCCGTTATTATGGAGAATTGGAAGACCAAAGTACCTACAATACTGATGAGCTGGTACAGCGGGTCAgaaggaggccatggtctcgCTGATGTTCTACTAGCAAAGGTAGACGCGAGCGGACGACTCCCGTTTTCAATTCCTACAGACGAGGCACATCTACCGTTCTTCGATAGAGATGCTGCTGAGATCGAGTATACTCGGTGGTTTGGTCAACACCTACTCGATAAACTCGGCGTGAAAGCAGCATTCCCTTTCGGGTTTGGTCTTTCATATACAACGTGGGAAGTGAAGGATGCCGCTGCAGATAAATTGGACAAGGACAATATCGAAGTTAGGTTTACAGTCAAAAACACTGGAGAACGAGAAGGACGGTTCATTGCGCAGGTATATGGGCTGCCAGGGGTGAAAGACTTCCCGACTCGGGTTCTACTGGGCTTTGTGCCTGTGGACTTGCAGGCAGAacaagagaagaaggtccaGGTATCAGCCTCGATTCGGCCAGTGCAGAAATGGGATAATGGCAGTTTCAGTCTGCGGACCCAACGGCTGAAGATCGAGGTCGCAGGGTTCGCAGGAGATCGAAAGTGCGCTGCAACCGAGATATCGTTATAG
- a CDS encoding uncharacterized protein (InterPro:IPR020683,IPR036770) — protein MHLYPYKRPRRDYDTRTCSSPCRTQRPLRHSIIPDLESLADTALDGLDESIICDNMEALDYFLTSGCPAWDLRAGNNDDALKFIFRHGSDEVIAHVAKHPALRGSPLLHEGMELLVYRCREDLVEVLLAHGGVDINWRNFGGESMLSIAKGGEDWKIVEFLISKGAHK, from the coding sequence ATGCATCTTTACCCATATAAAAGACCTCGTCGAGATTATGATACACGGACATGCAGTTCGCCTTGCCGTACGCAACGGCCATTGCGCCATTCAATTATCCCAGACCTGGAATCCCTCGCAGATACAGCATTGGATGGCTTGGATGAGTCCATCATATGTGATAACATGGAAGCACTGGATTATTTTCTTACATCTGGATGCCCCGCATGGGATTTGAGAGCTGGCAACAATGATGACGCTCTAAAGTTCATCTTCCGGCATGGCAGCGACGAGGTTATTGCGCATGTGGCCAAACATCCCGCGTTACGAGGGAGCCCTCTACTGCATGAGGGAATGGAACTCCTGGTCTATCGCTGCAGGGAGGACCTCGTCGAGGTGCTCCTTGCTCATGGAGGGGTTGATATCAACTGGAGAAATTTTGGAGGCGAGAGCATGCTATCTATTGCCAAGGGTGGGGAAGATTGGAAGATAGTTGAATTCCTGATCAGCAAAGGCGCGCACAAATAG
- a CDS encoding uncharacterized protein (TransMembrane:7 (o176-201i208-227o247-267i426-444o450-469i481-502o514-532i)): MADEKSCEVQESPSPSHPARMVRAVQRFILHWSPVGRNQNRRADKELCGVWRTPTGNADIASVVTDELPDSLEECALEEEPLRHWMRRHCRVSGDEESTAKVSAQMQPEETLPDVPPAVQSLLAALNMTALELELRQLSELDFLHQADKKKLRRLAQAITAKTRMWRQGFKGTVSVWYRLLVQAFFALLVFLLLIGTVAAFMRDERAYNARMIGPRVIALVQLFYIWKYEFHTLWLLYSWSLERVLGAAIGNLSYFLAAVSPVIGAASEKQLFKMTVLAFSIVWQIGVQFWDAVWNEGERWAARYRIRRRLKHQSQPKNYEIKSDSEKVYSKILQTIRTSQSYQEDIAAGGYSPASYDVSLRIRVERLLLFANKYALGRAADQDFQLFSGMLEEFVNVFLDYESCLRPPGVEYVDNGYKAPRGPKIVLVGAATVIFVVSCYSFKDQELTFNTVVPYSVVVLIKQSLAAWKRYYSVRAANRMFSNMVAFNIWAFFLVSLPLLIDEQVFDSDLCMAVLTLAMTFATCFLTEPIAPTIQNLMELAFPHQFSGKS; encoded by the coding sequence ATGGCTGATGAAAAGTCCTGTGAAGTCCAGGAGTCTCCGAGCCCGAGCCATCCTGCCCGCATGGTCCGCGCAGTGCAGCGGTTTATTCTGCACTGGTCGCCTGTTGGCCGGAACCAGAACCGTCGCGCCGACAAGGAGCTCTGCGGCGTGTGGCGGACACCGACTGGCAACGCAGACATTGCATCGGTCGTTACAGACGAGCTTCCAGACAGTTTGGAAGAGTGCGCGCTTGAGGAGGAACCACTTCGCCACTGGATGAGGCGCCACTGTCGCGTCTctggcgatgaagaaagcACTGCAAAGGTCTCAGCGCAGATGCAGCCGGAGGAAACACTGCCAGATGTTCCTCCTGCCGTTCAAAGCCTTCTTGCTGCGCTGAACATGACGGCCCTCGAACTGGAGCTGAGGCAGCTCTCGGAATTGGACTTTCTGCATCAGGCGGACAAGAAAAAGCTCAGGCGCCTGGCACAGGCCATCACAGCGAAAACTCGGATGTGGAGGCAGGGCTTCAAGGGAACGGTCAGTGTCTGGTACAGACTGCTGGtccaggccttcttcgcTCTACTGgtattcctcctcctcattgGGACCGTCGCGGCCTTCATGCGAGACGAACGGGCTTACAACGCGCGAATGATTGGGCCCCGGGTAATTGCTCTCGTGCAACTGTTTTACATCTGGAAATACGAattccacaccctgtggcTCCTGTAcagctggagtctggagcgGGTGCTTGGTGCGGCGATAGGCAACCTCAGTTATTTCTTGGCCGCTGTATCGCCCGTAATTGGAGCTGCCTCCGAGAAGCAGTTGTTCAAAATGACTGTCCTAGCCTTCTCCATCGTCTGGCAAATCGGCGTCCAATTCTGGGATGCTGTGTGGAACGAGGGCGAAAGATGGGCGGCCAGATATCGCATCCGTCGTCGACTGAAGCATCAATCCCAACCCAAGAATTACGAGATCAAGTCGGATTCTGAGAAAGTGTACAGCAAGATCCTACAGACGATCAGAACGTCACAGAGCTACCAAGAAGACATTGCGGCTGGGGGATATAGTCCGGCCAGCTACGACGTCTCGCTGCGCATCAGAGTGGAACGCCTGCTTCTGTTTGCAAACAAATATGCGCTGGGCAGGGCAGCGGACCAGGACTTCCAGCTGTTCTCAGGTATGCTCGAAGAGTTCGTCAACGTCTTTCTGGACTACGAATCCTGCCTTCGTCCGCCGGGGGTAGAGTACGTTGACAATGGCTACAAGGCTCCGCGCGGTCCGAAAATCGTGCTTGTCGGTGCGGCGACGGTCATTTTCGTCGTGAGCTGCTACTCATTCAAGGACCAGGAGCTGACATTCAACACGGTGGTCCCCTACTCCGTGGTTGTCCTGATCAAACAGTCTCTTGCGGCGTGGAAACGATACTATTCGGTTAGGGCTGCGAACCGCATGTTCAGCAACATGGTTGCCTTCAACATCTGGGCTTTCTTTCTCGTTTCGTTGCCGCTCTTGATAGATGAGCAGGTCTTTGACTCGGACTTGTGCATGGCAGTACTCACGCTGGCTATGACTTTCGCTACGTGTTTCCTGACGGAGCCAATCGCCCCTACCATCCAGAATCTGATGGAACTGGCCTTTCCGCATCAATTCTCTGGAAAGAGTTGA
- a CDS encoding uncharacterized protein (COG:S;~EggNog:ENOG410PK2Z;~InterPro:IPR006094,IPR036318,IPR016169,IPR016166, IPR012951;~PFAM:PF08031,PF01565;~SECRETED:SignalP(1-20);~go_function: GO:0016491 - oxidoreductase activity [Evidence IEA];~go_function: GO:0050660 - flavin adenine dinucleotide binding [Evidence IEA];~go_function: GO:0071949 - FAD binding [Evidence IEA];~go_process: GO:0055114 - oxidation-reduction process [Evidence IEA]): protein MAPLHRNLVLLTTLASQTFALAVTRATTSVASIPESAWDALNETISGHLRNGEPMLAPCYTRYNGESQTPDHAQCANLQKNGGDLSFATGQFGYYVQSQWGACQTTGDSCTFGVIRPDILTPILDKCEQGSVPTKYVDAQSVEDVQRTLVFAGEHNLRLVVKNTGHDYMGRSSAPDSLALWMHNLQPPIKLNKDFIADGCSESSGDSITFGAGQQFQGIYDFVEPRGYRIVGGSSVTVGAAGGWITGAGHSMLSNELGLGVDSVQQLKAVLPNGTHVTANRCQNQDIFFALRGGGGGTFGVITEMTTRVYPKKETQFVQMIFTNLLPVQQRRLMDILVGNAEKWAEEGWGGYITMLSVGTYVFIATPLLTHEEAVESMRPLAKFATTFNLGIVKVQSTESFREGLDPFVQVQEFGIFPGSAWALSSRIVKRESFAEDKQEELSDILSDFLNVQQNPLEPSIQVLVLCLTMPTVYTKKSMPESDRPGGPGHPSISPHWREGIWQVLHFRTYDGSIDNPKLVQRIAQRAHDAMEPLRAFTPGSGAYINEADPWEPDHINSFWGEQNYEQLLRIKREVDPSNLLMVHQGVGWDEGDRRFACYPDVTA, encoded by the exons ATGGCGCCACTACATCGGAATCTCGTGCTCCTCACGACCCTCGCGAGTCAGAccttcgccctcgccgtaACACGCGCCACCACCTCCGTTGCCTCAATCCCAGAGTCTGCCTGGGACGCCTTGAACGAAACAATCTCCGGCCATCTCCGCAATGGCGAACCCATGCTGGCCCCTTGCTACACGCGATACAACGGCGAATCGCAAACACCAGACCACGCCCAATGCGCGAACCTTCAAAAGAACGGCGGCGACTTGTCCTTCGCAACGGGCCAGTTCGGATACTATGTGCAGTCGCAGTGGGGGGCGTGTCAGACAACGGGGGACAGTTGTACGTTTGGGGTGATCCGGCCGGATATTCTTACGCCGATCTTGGATAAATGTGAGCAGGGGAGTGTGCCGACAAAGTATGTTGATGCGCAGAGCGTGGAGGATGTTCAGCGCACGCTGGTCTTTGCCGGAGAGCATAACCTGAGGCTTGTTGTGAAGAATACGGGGCATGATTATATGGGGAGGAGCTCCGCACCTGACTCGTTGGCTCTTTG GATGCACAACCTTCAACCACCTATCAAACTCAACAAAGACTTCATCGCCGATGGCTGCTCCGAGTCCAGCGGTGACTCGATTACATTCGGCGCGGGACAGCAGTTCCAGGGTATATATGATTTTGTTGAGCCACGCGGGTATCGCATTGTCGGCGGCAGCTCCGTCACTGTTGGCGCAGCAGGGGGCTGGATCACCGGAGCTGGGCACAGTATGCTCTCCAACGAACTAG GCCTCGGCGTCGACAGCGTCCAACAACTAAAAGCTGTCCTCCCCAACGGTACACACGTCACAGCAAACCGGTGCCAGAACCAGgacatcttcttcgccctacgcggcggcggcggtggcaCATTCGGTGTGATCACCGAAATGACAACACGCGTGTACCCGAAGAAGGAAACCCAATTCGTGCAAATGATCTTCACGAACCTCCTCCCCGTCCAGCAGCGGCGGCTCATGGATATCCTTGTTGGGAATGCGGAAAagtgggcggaggaggggtggGGTGGGTATATCACCATGTTGAGTGTGGGCACGTATGTCTTTATTGCGACGCCGTTGCTCACGCACGAGGAAGCCGTGGAATCGATGAGGCCTCTCGCCAAATTCGCAACGACATTCAACCTTGGCATCGTCAAGGTCCAGAGTACAGAGAGTTTCCGCGAGGGCCTCGACCCGTTCGTGCAGGTCCAGGAATTCGGAATCTTCCCCGGCTCCGCGTGGGCTCTCTCCAGCCGCATCGTCAAACGCGAGTCTTTCGCCGAGGACAAGCAGGAAGAACTCTCGGACATCCTCTCAGACTTCCTAAACGTCCAACAGAACCCGCTCGAGCCATCCATCcaggtcctcgtcctctgccTCACAATGCCAACCGTCTACACCAAGAAGAGCATGCCCGAATCAGACCGCCCCGGTGGACCTGGGCACCCCTCGATATCGCCGCACTGGCGCGAGGGGATCTGGCAGGTCCTGCACTTCCGAACATACGACGGCTCAATTGATAACCCGAAACTCGTCCAGCGGATTGCGCAGCGCGCGCATGATGCCATGGAGCCTCTACGAGCATTCACACCTGGTTCAGGCGCGTACATCAATGAGGCGGATCCGTGGGAGCCCGATCATATCAACTCTTTCTGGGGTGAGCAGAACTATGAACAGCTGTTGAGGATTAAGCGCGAGGTTGATCCCTCAAATCTCCTCATGGTTCATCAGGGGGTTGGTTGGGATGAGGGTGATAGGAGATTTGCGTGTTATCCTGATGTTACTGCGTGA
- a CDS encoding uncharacterized protein (COG:S;~EggNog:ENOG410Q2AK) — protein MRKQAIFTVKYFNQILSSVPVAVCSSINTICKSSTANRNTLDVDGHVKHQPEPKAQHNRPKHCTRKENLAAHNGRNPLLAAKSRQRSNSRPPQQRRPKPPRGQGQHPRRSRCKAPRRVGARLNLRPLIQVRLVRDQHPTQAAARLAAVRCGRGCVLGCSSSIGRIEKSCGPLANAQTRYNGLSTLRKIGKTICLSENTMGREVRKDFKRESELDSVMLQIVQGMGNEERWKVRGDKETDESLWPKLLELKELADPYCVMEGLQGVLDALESGYHEVSHEPNPPA, from the exons ATGCG AAAGCAAGCAATATTCACTgtaaaatactttaatcaG ATACTGTCAAGTGTTCCAGTCGCGGTGTGTTCCTCCATAAACACAATTTGCAAATCCTCAACGGCAAACAGAAACACGTTGGATGTGGACGGACACGTCAAACATCAACCAGAACCAAAAGCACAACACAACAGACCAAAACACTGTACAAGAAAAGAGAATCTCGCCGCACACAATGGAAGAAATCCGCTCCTCGCTGCAAAATCTCGACAACGCAGTAATTCTCGACCTCCTCAGCAACGCCGCCCTAAACCACCCAGAGGTCAGGGCCAGCATCCAAGGCGCAGTAGATGCAAAGCGCCGCGAAGAGTCGGAGCGCGTCTTAACCTTCGACCACTTATCCAAGTCCGTCTGGTAAGAGATCAACATCCGACACAAGCGGCTGCGCGACTCGCAGCAGTGCGATGTGGCCGGGGATGTGTACTGGGATGTTCGAGTTCCATTGGACGCATTGAGAAATCCTGTGGGCCCCTTGCGAATGCGCAGACGCGGTATAATGGGCTTTCTACGCTGAGGAAGATTGGGAAGACGATTTGTTTGTCTGAGAATacgatggggagggaggtgagGAAGGATTTTAAGAGGGAGTCGGAGTTGGATAGTGTGATGTTGCAGATTGTGCAGGGGATGGGGAACGAGGAGAGATGGAAGGTCCGAGGCGACAAAGAGACTGATGAGTCGCTTTGGCCGAAGCTGTTggagttgaaggagctggCGGATCCTTATTGCGTTATGGAGGGACTGCAGGGGGTTTTGGATGCGTTGGAGAGCGGTTACCATGAAGTTTCTCATGAACCGAACCCGCCTGCATAG